In Haloarcula sp. H-GB4, a single genomic region encodes these proteins:
- a CDS encoding DUF5658 family protein, whose translation MMLGKEGPAADSERVTLWPDHHLSHTHAVLWTVILVATVGDILLTMTGLTVGLQEGNAVVSTMLAEFGLAGLWLVKFGAMLWLVAGWRLLSERNATIFLALFAVVTLMVVAYNSVTILQYRGVITAFAGI comes from the coding sequence ATGATGCTCGGCAAAGAGGGGCCAGCGGCAGACAGTGAGCGGGTGACGCTCTGGCCGGATCACCACCTATCGCACACTCATGCGGTGCTCTGGACCGTCATCCTCGTCGCAACAGTCGGAGATATCCTCCTGACAATGACTGGGCTCACGGTCGGCCTACAGGAGGGGAACGCCGTCGTCAGCACGATGCTTGCGGAGTTCGGGCTGGCTGGCCTCTGGCTGGTGAAGTTCGGGGCGATGCTGTGGCTGGTCGCCGGGTGGCGACTGCTCTCCGAGCGCAACGCGACGATCTTTCTTGCCCTGTTTGCCGTGGTGACACTCATGGTCGTCGCCTACAACTCAGTCACCATCCTGCAGTACCGCGGGGTAATAACGGCTTTTGCGGGCATCTGA
- a CDS encoding sugar phosphate isomerase/epimerase produces the protein MNLVGKCPPTPAKLDAAADRGFDSVELHLRPSDLDDVPATAATVEESPVSATSVHTLHARPDDPDPFRQSDALAQRLDAYLVVHSQYAQHTHTTQLDSYDFTAPCGYENNPGASQFSLANLLLDRGHDLVLDTAHLFMSEPAYLESLTTLLRDYGDQIQVVHFTDSTVLTDGLAFGDGDIPLEPTAGVLNTHFDGAVVLEVMPDDQADARRRVLEWLG, from the coding sequence ATGAATCTTGTCGGCAAGTGCCCGCCGACCCCGGCCAAGCTAGACGCCGCGGCCGATCGGGGCTTTGATAGCGTAGAACTTCACTTGCGGCCGTCAGACCTCGATGACGTACCGGCTACAGCGGCAACGGTCGAAGAGTCACCCGTCTCCGCGACGTCGGTCCACACGCTTCATGCCCGCCCGGATGACCCGGACCCGTTCCGCCAGAGCGATGCATTGGCCCAGCGACTCGACGCCTATCTCGTGGTCCACAGCCAGTACGCACAGCACACGCATACTACCCAACTGGACAGCTACGACTTCACCGCTCCCTGCGGCTACGAGAACAATCCCGGCGCGAGTCAGTTCTCGCTGGCAAACCTCCTGCTCGACCGTGGCCACGACCTGGTGCTCGATACAGCGCACCTGTTCATGTCCGAGCCAGCCTATCTGGAGTCGCTGACAACCCTCCTGAGAGACTACGGCGACCAGATTCAAGTCGTTCACTTCACCGACAGCACAGTACTGACGGACGGGCTGGCATTCGGCGATGGTGACATTCCGCTCGAACCAACTGCCGGTGTTCTCAATACCCACTTCGACGGCGCCGTCGTCCTCGAAGTGATGCCCGACGATCAGGCTGACGCCCGTCGGCGCGTGTTGGAGTGGCTTGGCTGA
- the pdhA gene encoding pyruvate dehydrogenase (acetyl-transferring) E1 component subunit alpha has protein sequence MTQDVLNRAPDDRVQALDSDGEIVEPDLIPDLSDESLVSMYRDIRFARRFDERMISLQRQGRLGTYSSLAGQEGSQIGSTYALADEDTIFYQYREHGALVARGLPWEYVLYWMGHEAGNAALGDVNVFPLNISIGAHLPHAVGWSWAAKRKGDERAGVVHFGDGATSEGDFHEAMNFAGVFETPTVFFCNNNQWAISVPRERQTASQTLAQKADAYGFDGVQVDGMDPLATYSVTEAARERAVGANGEDQEPIFIEAVQYRFGAHTTADDPDVYRDDAEVEEWRERDPLDRMEAFLRNCNLLDDGKIDVMDDTIDERLGEIIDNAEAHAPDPTDLFTDVYDESTSNIDEQREYFEGLRERHGDDALLESE, from the coding sequence ATGACACAGGACGTTCTCAATCGGGCGCCCGACGACCGGGTACAGGCGCTCGATTCAGACGGTGAGATCGTCGAACCAGACCTCATTCCGGACCTGTCCGATGAGTCACTGGTGTCGATGTACCGCGATATTCGCTTTGCCCGCCGGTTTGACGAGCGGATGATAAGCCTCCAGCGGCAGGGCCGGCTCGGGACCTACTCATCGCTGGCGGGCCAGGAGGGGTCACAGATCGGGTCGACGTACGCGCTGGCCGACGAGGACACTATCTTCTATCAGTACCGGGAACACGGCGCGCTCGTCGCCCGCGGGCTCCCCTGGGAGTACGTCCTCTACTGGATGGGCCACGAAGCGGGTAACGCCGCTCTCGGCGACGTGAACGTGTTCCCGCTGAACATCTCCATCGGCGCACACCTGCCCCACGCCGTCGGCTGGTCGTGGGCGGCAAAGCGCAAGGGCGACGAGCGGGCAGGCGTCGTCCACTTCGGCGACGGGGCCACCAGCGAGGGGGATTTCCACGAGGCGATGAACTTTGCCGGCGTGTTCGAGACACCGACGGTGTTCTTCTGCAACAACAATCAGTGGGCCATCTCCGTCCCGCGGGAGCGCCAGACTGCCAGCCAGACGCTGGCGCAGAAAGCCGACGCGTACGGCTTCGACGGCGTGCAGGTCGACGGGATGGACCCGCTGGCGACCTACTCCGTCACCGAGGCCGCCAGAGAGCGGGCCGTAGGAGCAAACGGCGAAGATCAGGAGCCAATTTTCATCGAGGCCGTCCAGTACCGCTTTGGCGCGCACACGACCGCCGACGACCCGGACGTATACCGGGACGACGCAGAGGTCGAGGAGTGGCGCGAACGCGACCCGCTGGACCGCATGGAGGCATTCCTCAGAAACTGCAATCTGCTGGACGACGGGAAAATCGACGTGATGGACGACACCATCGACGAGCGCCTTGGCGAAATCATCGACAACGCTGAGGCCCACGCACCGGACCCGACGGACCTCTTTACCGACGTGTACGATGAATCGACATCGAACATCGACGAGCAGCGCGAGTACTTCGAGGGACTCCGCGAGCGCCACGGTGACGATGCGCTCCTAGAGTCCGAGTAG